A region from the Spiroplasma taiwanense CT-1 genome encodes:
- the rplD gene encoding 50S ribosomal protein L4, whose product MKAQVLDVKGSALKEINLNDKVWGIEPHQQAIYDTVVSQQAALRQGTRKTKTRAEVRGGGRKPWRQKGTGRARQGSIRAPQWKGGGVTFGPTPNINYKKAVNRKVRQLAIRSALSIKAKELNLVILDKFIFEKPSTKEMLNLMKNVKIENQKILIVTKEHEELVVKSAGNIPGVKTLDFQKMNIFDLLNATKLVVTEDTVNKIEEVYA is encoded by the coding sequence ATGAAAGCACAAGTTTTAGATGTTAAGGGATCAGCTCTTAAAGAAATTAATTTAAATGACAAAGTTTGAGGAATTGAACCACATCAGCAAGCAATTTATGATACAGTGGTTTCACAACAAGCAGCTTTAAGACAAGGAACAAGAAAAACAAAAACTAGAGCAGAAGTTCGTGGTGGAGGTAGAAAACCTTGAAGACAAAAAGGTACAGGACGTGCTCGTCAAGGATCAATTAGAGCTCCACAATGAAAAGGTGGGGGAGTTACCTTTGGTCCTACACCAAATATTAATTACAAAAAAGCAGTTAATAGAAAAGTAAGACAATTAGCTATAAGAAGCGCATTAAGTATAAAAGCAAAAGAATTAAATTTAGTTATTTTAGATAAATTTATTTTTGAAAAACCTTCAACAAAAGAAATGCTAAATTTGATGAAAAATGTAAAAATTGAAAATCAAAAAATTTTAATTGTTACAAAAGAGCATGAAGAACTAGTAGTTAAGTCAGCTGGTAATATTCCAGGGGTTAAAACTTTAGATTTTCAAAAAATGAATATTTTTGATTTATTAAATGCAACTAAATTAGTAGTTACTGAAGATACTGTAAATAAAATTGAGGAGGTGTATGCATAA
- the rplC gene encoding 50S ribosomal protein L3 produces MKGILGKKLEMTQIFSENGKLIPVTVISVEPNNVLQVKTVEKDGYQALKLGTINKRANLINKPDMGQFKKAQSEPKRFVKEIRDMKGYEIGAVINAADVFNAGEFVDVTGISKGKGFAGAIKRHNYSRGPMAHGSGYHRGIGSMGAIINRIFKSKKMAGHMGHEQVTIQNLEVIKVDEQRNLVLVKGSVPGPRKGFVVIQQNVKGRKANDAVSLLSRSAKSVESNSIQSQEETSSNAE; encoded by the coding sequence ATGAAAGGAATCTTAGGAAAGAAGTTAGAAATGACTCAAATTTTTAGCGAAAACGGTAAGTTAATTCCTGTAACTGTAATTTCTGTAGAACCAAACAATGTTTTGCAAGTTAAAACAGTTGAGAAAGATGGTTATCAAGCTTTAAAACTTGGAACAATCAATAAAAGGGCTAACTTAATTAATAAACCAGATATGGGTCAATTCAAAAAAGCTCAATCTGAACCTAAGCGCTTCGTAAAAGAAATCAGAGATATGAAAGGATACGAAATTGGTGCAGTTATAAATGCAGCCGACGTATTCAATGCTGGTGAATTTGTGGACGTTACAGGTATATCAAAAGGTAAAGGATTTGCAGGGGCTATTAAAAGACACAATTACTCAAGAGGGCCAATGGCTCACGGTTCAGGTTATCACCGTGGTATTGGATCAATGGGTGCAATTATTAATAGAATTTTCAAATCAAAGAAAATGGCAGGTCACATGGGTCATGAACAAGTGACAATTCAAAATTTAGAAGTAATTAAAGTTGACGAACAAAGAAATTTAGTTTTAGTTAAAGGATCAGTTCCTGGTCCAAGAAAAGGATTTGTTGTAATCCAACAAAATGTCAAAGGAAGAAAGGCAAATGATGCAGTTTCATTATTATCAAGAAGTGCAAAAAGTGTTGAATCAAATTCAATACAATCACAAGAAGAAACATCATCAAATGCTGAATAA